One window of the Syngnathoides biaculeatus isolate LvHL_M chromosome 11, ASM1980259v1, whole genome shotgun sequence genome contains the following:
- the yif1a gene encoding protein YIF1A, which produces MDLPHHGYRPSKQRGRGNATGGESMLFEDTSTAEMNTQGYYTPGYNMAAPPNDTQAGVNNLFADPMANAAVMYGSSLANQGKDMVNKEISRFMSVNKLKYFFAVDTRYVVKKLMILMFPYTHQDWEVRYHRDTPLTPRQDVNAPDLYIPTMAFITYILLAGMALGIQKRFSPEVLGLCASTALVWVIIEVLVMLLSLYLLTVHSDLSTFDLIAYSGYKYVGMIFTVLCGLLFGSDGYFVALAWSSCALMFFIVRSLRMKILTSLASDSMSTGSSAKPQVRMYITMATAVFQPIIIYWLTSHLVR; this is translated from the exons gtaaACAGAGGGGTCGCGGCAACGCAACGGGTGGGGAGTCCATGCTCTTCGAGGACACCAGCACAGCAGAGATGAACACTCAGGGTTACTACACTCCGGGCTACAACATGGCAGCGCCCCCGAACGACACGCAAGCGGGAGTCAACAACTTGTTCGCCGATCCGATGGCTAACGCCGCGGTCATGTACGGATCATCCTTGGCCAACCAAGGCAAGGACATGGTGAACAAAGAG ATCAGCAGATTCATGTCCGTGAACAAGCTGAAATACTTCTTTGCCGTGGACACCAGATACGTAGTGAAGAAACTCATGATCCTCATGTTCCCATACACACACCAG GACTGGGAGGTTCGCTATCACCGGGACACTCCGCTGACTCCAAGGCAAGATGTCAACGCGCCAGATCTTTACATACCAA CCATGGCTTTCATAACCTACATTTTACTGGCCGGAATGGCACTTGGCATTCAGAAAAG GTTTAGTCCCGAAGTGCTCGGGCTCTGCGCCAGCACGGCCTTAGTGTGGGTGATCATCGAGGTGCTGGTAATGCTGCTCAGTTTGTACTTGCTGACAGTACACAGCGACCTGTCCACTTTCGACCTCATCGCCTACAGTGGATACAAATATGTCGG gaTGATCTTCACAGTCCTATGTGGGTTGCTGTTTGGCAGCGACGGCTACTTTGTGGCTCTTGCCTGGTCCTCCTGTGCCCTCatgtttttcatt GTCCGTTCCCTGAGAATGAAGATCCTCACATCCCTCGCGTCGGACTCCATGTCCACGGGCTCCAGCGCCAAACCCCAAGTGCGCATGTACATCACCATGGCGACTGCCGTCTTTCAGCCGATCATCATTTACTGGTTAACCTCCCACCTGGTCAGGTGA
- the si:ch211-145o7.3 gene encoding forkhead box protein N2 codes for MENLCQTLAPPLSPCATIFGGPFSLSGHLTSLPLSPISFPPSPTWAESLPSSSSSSSSSSSCSPLSNCAVSPPPEDDLTCLSWLHQRGNLLPLQPLPKAPPPQPRAEPGGDPASAKPPYSFSSLIFMAIEESADKRLPVKDIYGWIVDKFPYYRMASAGWRNSVRHNLSLSKSFCRMERNKSQSAGKGSLWCVNPAHRASLVEVLRKTHAYHSNSSCLIKQPALLEGVDYSISAVCDSMEMSDYLPHSLMLSAPSPHAPSPDFADHPDFPLTPDHEELVAIEPVEYQAEDLGGDLDKDPLGDSGYIELHYYQSPEYQYLVLPDDTELDLETVEILQLDAEAQEAAGSLLDLAGRGYE; via the exons ATGGAGAACCTGTGCCAGACCCTGGCACCACCATTGTCTCCGTGTGCCACCATTTTCGGAGGGCCCTTCTCCCTCTCGGGTCACTTGACCTCCCTCCCCCTCTCGCCCATCTCCTTCCCTCCGTCCCCGACCTGGGCCGAGTCGCTCCcgtcctcctcgtcttcctcctcgtcgtcgtcgtcctgctCCCCTCTTTCCAACTGCGCGGTGTCTCCGCCCCCCGAGGACGACCTGACGTGCCTGAGCTGGCTGCACCAACGGGGCAACCTCCTCCCGCTCCAGCCGCTGCCCAAAGCGCCGCCGCCTCAGCCTCGGGCCGAGCCCGGGGGGGATCCCGCCTCGGCCAAGCCGCCGTACTCCTTCAGCAGCCTCATATTCATGGCCATCGAGGAGTCGGCGGACAAGAGGCTGCCGGTGAAGGACATCTACGGCTGGATCGTGGACAAGTTCCCCTACTACAGGATGGCCAGCGCGGGATGGAGGAACTCGGTGAGGCACAATCTGTCCTTGAGCAAGAGCTTCTGCCGCATGGAGAGGAACAAAAGTCAG TCGGCGGGGAAGGGATCTCTGTGGTGCGTGAATCCAGCGCACCGGGCATCGCTCGTGGAGGTTCTTCGCAAGACCCACGCCTACCACAGCAACAGCAGCTGCCTCATCAAACAACCGGCCCT GTTGGAAGGTGTGGACTACAGCATCTCGGCGGTGTGCGACTCCATGGAAATGTCGG ATTACCTCCCTCACAGCCTGATGTTGTCCGCCCCCTCGCCCCACGCCCCCAGTCCGGATTTCGCCGACCACCCGGATTTCCCCTTGACCCCGGACCACGAGGAGCTGGTGGCAATCGAGCCGGTGGAATACCAGGCGGAGGATCTGGGCGGGGACTTGGACAAAGATCCCCTAGGTGACAGCGGCTACATTGAGTTGCACTACTACCAGTCCCCGGAGTACCAGTACCTGGTTTTGCCCGACGACACCGAGCTGGACCTGGAGACGGTGGAGATCCTGCAGCTGGACGCCGAAGCCCAGGAGGCGGCTGGCTCGCTGCTGGACTTAGCGGGGAGGGGCTATGAATAA
- the atl3 gene encoding atlastin-3, with translation MGSEPGPVQIVTVCKEEHSFTLDEEALARVLLAPGVRDKHVVVLSVAGAFRKGKSFLLDFMLRYMYRKGDENWLGRDDEPLTGFSWRGGSEPETTGIQIWSEVFPIQKSDGTEVAVVLMDTQGAFDNQSTVKDCATIFALSTMTSSVQLYNLSQNIQEDDLQQLQLFTEYGRLALDEIFLKPFQSLMFLIRDWSFPYEYTYGFKGGNEFLDKRLQVKEAQHEELQTVREHIHSCFTNISCFLLPHPGLKVATSPSFEGELNAVAPEFKDQLKILIPNLLHPDNLAEKEINGNKVTCRGLLEYFKAYIKIYQGEDLPQPKSMLMATAEANNLAAVAASKDQYYRNMEKMCGGDLPYVSPESLEEKHQFYFKEALYAFSSIKKMGGQEFCDRYQAQLEKELEEMWESFSKHNESKNLFSAFRTPAVLFVLVCLLYVLSGVLLFVGLATLALVCDCALGVVMMSMLTWAFIRYSGRYRNVGGAIDQAAGTVLEQATVVLNKSRGQTVHSVKKSS, from the exons ATGGGAAGCGAACCAGGCCCAGTTCAGATCGTGACAGTGTGCAAGGAGGAGCACTCCTTCACGTTGGACGAGGAAGCGCTCGCACGTGTCCTCTTGGCCCCCGGCGTCCGGGACAAGCATGTGGTGGTGCTGTCGGTGGCCGGCGCCTTCAGGAAGGGCAAGAGCTTCCTGCTTGACTTCATGCTGCGCTACATGTACAGGAAG GGCGACGAAAACTGGCTGGGCCGAGACGACGAGCCGCTCACCGGCTTCTCTTGGCGAGGCGGCTCGGAACCGGAGACGACCGGGATCCAGATCTGGAGCGAGGTCTTCCCCATCCAGAAGAGTGACGGAACAGAG GTGGCAGTGGTGCTGATGGACACTCAGGGAGCGTTTGATAACCAGTCGACAGTGAAAGACTGCGCCACCATCTTTGCGCTCAGCACTATGACCAGCTCCGTTCAG CTCTACAATCTGTCTCAAAACATCCAGGAAGATGACCTGCAGCAACTACAG CTTTTCACAGAATACGGTCGCCTAGCCTTGGATGAAATCTTCCTAAAGCCCTTCCAG TCCTTGATGTTCCTCATCCGCGACTGGAGCTTTCCATACGAATACACGTACGGCTTTAAAGGAGGCAACGAATTCCTGGATAAACGGTTACAG GTCAAGGAGGCCCAGCACGAGGAGCTGCAAACGGTTAGGGAGCACATCCACTCCTGCTTCACCaacatttcctgcttcttgctCCCCCACCCTGGCTTGAAGGTTGCCACCAGCCCTTCTTTTGAGGGAGAGCTTAATG CGGTGGCACCTGAGTTCAAAGACCAGCTGAAGATTTTGATCCCCAATCTGCTGCATCCTGACAACTTGGCCGAGAAAGAGATCAATGGAAATAAAGTCACTTGTAGAGGCCTACTAGAGTACTTCAAG GCGTACATCAAGATTTACCAGGGCGAAGACTTGCCCCAGCCAAAGAGTATGCTTATG GCGACAGCGGAGGCCAACAACCTAGCAGCTGTGGCAGCAAGCAAGGATCAGTATTACAGGAACATGGAGAAG ATGTGTGGCGGGGACCTGCCCTACGTGTCTCCCGAGTCCCTGGAGGAGAAACACCAATTTTACTTTAAGGAGGCTCTCTACGCCTTCTCCTCCATCAAGAAGATGGGCGGTCAGGAGTTTTGCGACCGATACCAAGCGCAACTGGAGAAGGAGCTGGAGGAGATGTGGGAGTCGTTCAGCAAGCACAACGAG TCCAAGAATCTGTTCAGCGCCTTCCGAACTCCGGCCGTGCTGTTTGTGCTGGTGTGCCTCCTCTACGTGCTGTCGGGCGTGCTGCTCTTTGTGGGCCTGGCCACCTTGGCCCTGGTGTGCGACTGCGCCTTGGGCGTGGTCATGATGTCCATGCTGACGTGGGCCTTCATCCGCTACTCGGGCCGTTACCGGAACGTAGGCGGAGCCATCGACCAGGCAGCGGGTACCGTACTGGAGCAG GCCACGGTGGTGCTGAACAAGTCAAGAGGCCAGACCGTCCATAGCGTGAAGAAATCCAGTTAG